The sequence GCGGGGAGAGTGTGCTTGGAGATTAAAACCGTACAACCTCGCTGCGCTCGTGGTAATCAACCCTATCCACCGCGAAGCGGTCCCCCTTCCCCGTCTGGGAAGGCGAGCACGGCGAGGTTGCGAGTTGTTTTTTCTTGTGTGCTACAGTGTATAATTAATATATACATATATAGAATGGAGTGGGATGGATGTTTATTGCTAAGGGGTTTGATGAGCTGACTCGTGAGGAGTTGTATGAGATTCTTCGGGCCCGGGTGGATGTGTTTGTTGTGGAGCAGCATTGTCCGTATCCGGAGCTGGATGGGGTGGATTATGACAGTCTTCATGTGTTCTGCGTGAAGGATGGAGCGGTGGCTGCGTATCTTCGTGCATTCCCTCGTGAGGGGGAGCCCGGGGTGATCCAGGTGGGCCGTGTGCTGACGCGTGAGCGCGGGACGGGGCTTGGCGGCGAGCTTCTTCATGCAGGGCTTGAGGAAATCAGGAAGAGGTACTCACCGAAGGAAATTTTCCTTGAAGCGCAGACGTATGCGATGGGGTTTTATGCGCGCGAGGGTTTCG is a genomic window of Veillonellaceae bacterium containing:
- a CDS encoding GNAT family N-acetyltransferase; translation: MFIAKGFDELTREELYEILRARVDVFVVEQHCPYPELDGVDYDSLHVFCVKDGAVAAYLRAFPREGEPGVIQVGRVLTRERGTGLGGELLHAGLEEIRKRYSPKEIFLEAQTYAMGFYAREGFVKASEEFLEDGIPHTAMRLRLEE